The Heptranchias perlo isolate sHepPer1 chromosome 40, sHepPer1.hap1, whole genome shotgun sequence genome has a window encoding:
- the LOC137305429 gene encoding keratin-associated protein 4-2-like, whose translation MYAALMYTAFMNTTFMYTALMYTAFMNTTFMYTAFMYSALMYRTFMYSLHLHNLHPSCTQPSCTQSSCTQSSCTQPSCIQSSCIQPSCTQPSCIQSSCIQPSCTQPSCTQPSCTQSSCTQPSCIQSSCIQPSCTQPSCIQSSCIQPSCTQPSCIQSSCIQPSCTQPSCTQPSCAQPSCIQPSCTQPPYVALALKTCPLDERDQLNNTNNLCEDEDLEALNEEHNS comes from the exons ATGTATGCAGCCCTCATGTACACAGCCTTCATGAACACAACCTTCATGTACACAGCCCTCATGTACACAGCCTTCATGAACACAACCTTCATGTACACAGCCTTCATGTACTCAGCCCTCATGTATAGAACTTTCATGTACAGTCTTCATTTACACAATCTTCAT CCCTCATGTACACAGCCTTCATGTACACAGTCTTCATGTACACAGTCTTCATGTACACAGCCCTCATGTATACAGTCTTCATGTATACAGCCCTCATGTACACAGCCCTCATGTATACAGTCTTCATGTATACAGCCCTCATGTACACAGCCCTCATGTACACAGCCTTCATGTACACAGTCTTCATGTACACAGCCCTCATGTATACAGTCTTCATGTATACAGCCCTCATGTACACAGCCCTCATGTATACAGTCTTCATGTATACAGCCCTCATGTACACAGCCCTCATGTATACAGTCTTCATGTATACAGCCCTCATGTACACAGCCCTCATGTACACAGCCCTCATGTGCACAGCCCTCATGTATACAGCCCTCATGTACACAGCCCCCAT ACGTGGCACTTGCTTTGAAGACCTGTCCGCTGGATGAAAGGGATCAGTTAAACAATACCAACAATCTTTGTGAGGATGAGGATCTGGAGGCATTGAATGAGGAACACAATTCATGA